The Pseudanabaena yagii GIHE-NHR1 genome segment TCACTCGTAAGCAAAATATCAAACAACTCAAGGCGATCGACGCTGATCTCGATAAAGCTTTGGGACGCTTAGCAGGTGGTTTATATATTATTTCCGCCGCGAAGGGTGGCGCTCGGAGTGCGATGTTAGCCTCTTGGGTCGCACAGGCAAGCTTCAAACCCCTTGGATTTACAGTTGCGGTGGCAAAGGATCGGGCGATCGAGTCATTTATGCAAGTAGGCGATCGCTTTGTCTTGAATGTGCTAGAAGATGGCAACTATTCCAAACTGATGCAACATTTCCTCAAGCGATTTGCACCTGGGGCAGATCGTTTCGAGGGTGTGAAAACGCAAATATCTAGCTCTGGCGCACCAATTCTCACGGAGGCACTTGCCTTTATGGAATGTGAAGTAATGAGTCGGATGGAATGTGCCGATCACTGGATTATCTATGCGATCGCTGAAGAAGGTCGTGTTTCTAAACCCGATGCGCTTACCGCCGCCCACCATCGCAAAATTGGCAACCATTATTAAAAAGACAGGGCGCTTTGCGCCCTGTCTTTTTAATAATGGCAATAAAGGGTAAAATATCTGTAAAAATAGCTACAATTTCACAACCAAACTCTCGTTTTTGGGAGTAAAATGTCAAGAACCTATGACATTTTACTCCCAATTTTTATTTGTTTTTGTTCATGTTGAATTTTCAAAAAGCGCGATCAAAGTGGCAAAGTTATTGGTTCAAACTCTTCGGTAGATGGCAATCCTGTCCCCTCACCTGTCCGATTGATCGACCGCATCATAAACATGTTGTTTGGAGTTGGTTAGGAAGTTGTATTGCGATCGCCATGACTGCCTATCTCTCAACAGTCACGAACTCGCCGTTGATCATGGCTCCCTTTGGCGCAACGAGCGTCCTAATTTTTGGTGTTCCTGAAAGTCCCTTAGCCCAACCGCGGAATGTTATTGGAGGCAATCTCTTATCAGCACTGATTGCCTTAACAATTTTGCACCTGTTTGGCTCTTCTCCTTGGACAATGGGTTTAGCCGTAGCGACAGCGATCGCTGCCATGCAAATTACCCATACTGTACATCCGCCATCGGGAGCCGTTGCTCTTGTGGTGATGATGACTAAACCCGATTGGCAATTTTTGGTGACACCAACCTTTGAAGGCTCAGTAATTTTGGTGCTATGTGCTGTTATTTTTAATAATCTCGCAGAAGAGCGTACTTATCCCAAACACTGGCTATAAAGAAAAGCGCTATGTGCTTTTCCTAGCGATCACAAAGTATAAAAAAGGAGGCGCAAAGCGCCTCCTTTTTTATACTTTGCCAAAACGGCGATCGCGCTCTTGATAATCCATCAATGCTCGGTGAAATTCACGGCGATCAAAGTCTGGCCAAAGCGTATTAGTGAAATACATCTCTGTATATGCCATTTGCCAGAGCAAGAAATTACTTAATCGCATCTCGCCACTAGTGCGAATAAGCAGATCAGGATTATGGGTTCCCGCAGTATAGAGATGCTGCTCAAACAGATTTTCATCAATATCTTCAGGCTTGATTTCCCCTGATTGGGTAGCTTCCGCAATTTGGCGACAGACTTTCACGATCTCACGGCGACTACCATAATTAATCGCTACCGTAAAATGAATCGCTTGATTATTTGCTGTAGCAATTTGCGATCGCTCGATTTCCGCACGCAAGGAATTGGAAAGAGAATCCAGATCACCAACAAAGGAAATCCGCACCCCTTCACTGCACATTTCGTCTAATTCACGGCGCAACATCCGCTCAAACAAAACCATCAAGAAATCAACTTCCTGTGCAGGTCTACTCCAATTTTCCGTAGAAAAAGCGTAGACTGTCAGCGCTTCAATTCCCCAGTCTTTGCAACAGCGTAACAAGTCCTTGAGCGCATCAACCCCCTGTCTATGCCCCGCAATTCTGGGCATTCCTTTTTGCTTCGCCCAACGACCATTCCCGTCCATAATTACGGCAACATGTTTAGGCAATCGCTGACGATCTAGATCTGGTGGCAAAGTTTGCAATAGCTTAGCAGTCATTTCTTTTCTGACGATTTTCGACTTACCATATTTTTGATATTCACGCTTGACCAGAGCCAATTAAACTTGGGCACTGTTCTTCCTAAAGGAGTCGGACGATAATTACCTAGTTTAGTTTCTAATATTTCTCGGAGCCGACTACTAGCGAGAGGACGATCTAATATGCCATTTTCTGCGATCGCAATCGAACCTGTTTCTTCGGAAACTACTACACAAAAACAATTTCTAACGCGATCGGTAATGCCCATAGCAGCTCGGTGTCTTGTGCCAATTTCCCGTGAAGCGGCCCGATCAGAAATAGGCAAAATCACGCCTGCCGCTACAATCCGATCTTCGCGAATCAGGATTGCCCCGTCATGTAAAAGTGTTGATGTTTGAAAAATGGTATGCAGTAGCTCTTTGGATAACAAGGCATTGAGTCTGACACCAGGTACAGAAAAATCGCGATCATCAATCGGTTCACCAGTCTCAATAATCATTAATGCACCTGTACGATTTTGAGATAGCTCAATGACCGCCTCAATAATTTCCTCAATTACTGAATCAGCTTCTACAGGCGAACGCCGACTGCTGGCTGGTTGAAATAGGGAGAGTAAATCCCCGCGTCCAAGACGTTCGAGAAACCGCCGCAGTTCTGGCTGCAAAATCACTGCCATCGCTACAGCGGAACCAATTAATAATTTATCAAGAACAAAATTCAGCAATCGTAAACCAAGGCGATCGCTAACAACACTAGCAATCAGTAAAAAGATAATGCCCCGCACCATCAACAAAGTGCGGCGATCGTTGCTGAGGGACAGCATGAGGTAGATCAATCCAAACAATGCAAGGATATCGATCGCCCTCATGATGAATGCAATTGAGTTGATATTGGCAAACCACTGCATTCATAACCCTCTCATTCACAACTAATTTCGCAACTCACTTGGCAACGCATTTCGTGACTACTTGCGTAGTCTCTCTGGCAAACAGTCTTGACGTAATAGATCCTCACGAGTTTCACGTTTAATGATCAAACTAGAGTCACCACCTTGGACAACTACTGCCGCAGGTTTAGGCAAACGGTTGTAATTAGAAGCCATACTGTAATTGTATGCGCCTGTTCCAAATACAACTAGAGTATCGCCTGCCTTGGTTTCAGGCAATTTAATATCTTTAATTAAAATATCACCTGATTCGCAATGCTTACCTGCGATCGTCACAGTTTGCGATAGGGGCGCGCTCATCTGATTGGCTACCACAGCGCGATACTTGGACTGATAGGTAATCGGACGAGGATTGTCAGACATACCACCATCAATGGTCACGTAGGTACGAATATCAGGCACAGTCTTGCTACCACCGATGGTGTAAGCAGTCGCGCAGGTCGCACCAACTAGCGATCGCCCTGGTTCACAGAGTAATTTAGGCAAAGCTAAACCTGCGGTAACAAAAGCTTCAGTCACACCTGCACTAACAGCTTTGATCCATTCTTCAATGCTAGGGGGATCATCGGACTCGACATAGCGAATTCCTAAGCCACCACCGATATTTAGCTCTGAGAATTGCAAGCCATATTTTTCGCCAGCGAGTTTAAACCACTGCACCATCACACCGCCAATATCTTGGTGAGGCTGCAATTCAAAAATCTGGGAACCAATATGGGCATGAATACCAATGCAGTTCAGGCTAGATCCTGCCACAAAAGCAAATACAGCCTCAATTTCATTGGGATCAAAGCCAAACTTGCTATCAATATGCCCTGTCTGAATATATTCGTGGGTATGACATTCAATACCAGGGGTCAAGCGCAACATGATCCTTGGGGCTGTAAAGGCGACCGAGAGCGCTTGCTCTTTGGCAAGACTGGCTAGAGTCTTTAGCTCATGCCAATTGTCCACTACGATTGTGCAGCCAACCTCTAGGGCATAGCTCAGTTCATCGAGGGATTTATTGTTGCCATGAAAATAAATCAAACTAGGTGAAACACCTGCACGCACTGCCGTCAGGATTTCCCCTGCGGAAACCACATCAATACCTAAGCCTTCCGAGCCAACGATCGCACAAACGGCAAGGCAACTCCAAGCTTTAGAAGCATATAAAACTTGAGAGGCTCCTTGATAATGCTTGACCAAAGCATCGCGATATTGCTGACAAGCAGTTCGCAAACTTACTTCATCCAAAATATACAGTGGTGAACCATATTGCTGGACTAATTCCACCACATCGCAACCACCAATTTCTAAGTGATCATTGGCATTAACTACAGCCGTTAGTGGTAACAGTTGTTGATTGGGCGACAAGCTATTTAAACTCGTAGCATTATCCTGTGGTGAATTCGTCGTAACAGCCTCTTGTCTGAGACTATTTAAAACAGTAGTCATGAAGTACCAATAATTTGTTGTAAACCTTTATCTAATACCTATTATAAAAAATAGCGGCATTTTTATTTTATAAAATACCGTCGAGCGCTTTGTGGCTCATGAATATTTTAATTTTCAATTTTTTCAAGATTTAGCGATCGCTGTAATTCTGCAATTTCATCTTTATGGGCGCGCACTTTCAGTCTGGCTTCAGGCAAAAGTTGCAAGCTAACTTTATGCTCACGGGGAACTCCACGCCAATAAAACACACCTGCGATCGGTGATGCAATTGTCAACCACCACCAGAGATTTTCTAAATCGGGAATTAAAATACCTAGTACTAGACCTAGACAAATCAAACCAATAGCCGCCAAGATTGTCAAAAATATTGCTAAGAAAACACTTGGTCTGACTTGACCCAGCAAAATGGCAATATCCCGTTCTGGATCAATCTCCACAACCTTATAAGCCCTTTGCTGGAAATGATCGCGGACTTGCATTAATAAGCGATCGTCCGTAAGTTTATCAACATTAAAAAGCGCATCAGTAGTGCGATCGCGAATCGAACCACGTAAAAAAGAAATCAGTCCCAAAAACAGCAGAATTGTTAAGAGGAGTGTGGAATATATTGTAGGGATAGTTGCAGGCATTCGGACTGAAATTTTATAGGTTTGGGTACAATCTGTTAGTTGATTTTGTTATAGCGTTTTGCAAATGCATATATACTCATTTGCAAAATCAAAACATGAATCACAGCAGAGGTTTTGGAAGTTTCATTTTGCCTACGGCAAAATGAAAGCCGCTATAACTGCCTATTATAAATACCAAATCTAGGGCAAATCTAGAAATTCACTAGCATTCATATCTTTAATTTGATATCCAATGCTTTGGTCTGCTCACAAATATAGTTGAGAGCTTTCACCCCAAAAGTTACCTCTCATAATTCTTAAACATCTACAAACCATTCTTGATTGCTATATTTCCTTGGTTTTGATATAAACATTAGCTGTTCAGCCTGTGATGATTAGAGCTACTTAGGTAAAAATAAAACGATGACTGAATATCCTAAAGCGACCTATGCAGGCAAGTATGTCGATGATTCGTTTAAACTTGCCAAATTCTTCCGAGTACTACGCAAACGTTGGATTGTCATCGTAGCTGTTTCTGCCACTGTATTTGTTGGTAATGCTTACTATACATTTACCAGAACTCCCCAATATCGATCCAGTGCCTCTCTTCTAATTAACAACTCCACGATCGCGGTATCTGATATTCAAGTTCCCGGTTTACCAGGTAGCTCATTAATTAATCTTGGTACAGAAATTGGCATTCTCCGCAGCCGACCTCTAATCGAAGTCGCAGTTGCCAAGATAAAACAATCTTCCGCCAGCAGCACTGTCAAAGATATCGATGCTGGGACGATTATGAGTGGCTTAGAGATTCGTGCTGAAAAAGACGCTTTGATTCTGCGCCTTAACTATACCGACAGCGATCCCAAGCGCGCAAGGGAAGTTCTCAATGCCTTAGCCCAAACCTATGTCGAATATAGCTTAAAAGATCGACGGACTAAATCCAGTACTGCAATTAAATTTATTCAGGATAAATTACCGCAAGTCAAACAGCAACTTGACAAGTCCGCCCTTGCTGTTACCCAGTTTCGCAAAACCTATAATATTGTTGATCCTGAAACCTATGCTGCCGCAGTTTTTAAAATGCGTGAGGCTTTAGAGGTTCAAGCTCAAGAATTGCAAGTTAAGATCGCGCAAACCCAACAGCAATATAAATCTCTTAGCCGCCAAGTTGGTAAGTCACCAGATGCTGCAATTAGTGGCGCAATTTTACAACAAGATATTCCCTATCAGTCCCTAGTTAAACAATTTCAGGAAGTTGAAACTAACTATTTTCTGGAGCGGACAAGATTTCGTGAAGATCATCCTACGGTCAAAGCTCTCAAAGATCGTCGCGATGAACTCTATAAATTATTGGAAACCCGTGCTCAGGCGGTGGTTGGCACTAAGGGTACTAACATTACCAACGAGCCAAATAGTCCCATTCAACAAACTTTAGCCACTCAGTTATTTGAAGCCCAGACATCTCTTGCGGTGAATCAGGCTCAGTTAGAAAGTATCAGAGGTGCTCAGGCTGAAGTTGCCAAGGCTTTTTCACAAATTCCCCAAATTCAACAAAAATATATAGAAATCCAAAGGAAATTAGCTTTGGATAGTTCTACCTATGAAAAGTTAACTGAAAAATTAGAGGAATTGAGAATTTCCGAAGCTCAAGAGATTTCCTCATGGCGAATTTTAGAACCACCCTTGATTCCTACCCGACCATCATCACCAGATATTGAGAAAAGCTTAATTGCTGGAACCTTTATTGGGTTAACCCTAGGTGTCTTATGTGCATTGCTATTTAATCGCCTTGATCAACGTATTCGTGAAGTTGAGGAAGTTAAGGAAATCATTGATATTCCCTTGTTGGCTTCAGTTCCTCTGACTGAAGTAGCTTCTTTAAGTGCCATGGTAAGTCAAGGAATTTTGCCGACTAGTAGCTACTATGCTTTTAAGGAAGCATTGAGTTCGCTAGCTTTAAACCTCCGCTATTTAGGTACAGACAATACGATGAAAGTAATTGCCTTTACTTCATCAGTACCGTCTGAGGGTAAGAGTACATTGACCTATAATCTGGCGACAATTTTAGCTGCGCTAGGATATAAGGTTCTCTTGGTGGATGCGGATATGCGGAAGCCAACGGTTCATAAATTATCTAAGTTAAGTAATAAGTTTGGTTTATCCACTGCCCTCGCAACACCAAGCCCTTGGCAAGATCTAGTACAGATTGCAGATGAGAAGGGTAATTTGCATGTTTTAGCATCAGGCTCGTTACCTCCAAATCCAATGTTGTTGTTGGAATCAACAAAGATGACTGCACTCTTACAGGAATGGAGACAAGCTTATGACTATGTGTTAGTGGATACTCCGCCTGTGATTGGCATAACTGATGCTCAATGTTTAACTTCTAAGGTGGATACATTTATTCTGGTTGCTGCTATTAATCGTTCTACTAGAGGTGGTATTGCTCGTGCTTTAGAAGTCTTAGCGATCGCTAGAGCAAATGTGTCTGGTTTATTGATTAATATGATTGGCTCTTCGGATAGTGAGTACCACTACGGATATTACGATCAGTATTACCTCAATCCTAAAGGACAGGAAGAAGAAATCGAACCAGATCCAGAAGTAACCGCAATTGAAATTGCTAAACCCTAAACAAAAAAAGACTCACTCTGTGAGTCTTTTTTGTTAAAAGTCTACGCCACGTTTGAGATCTACACCTTTCTCGGCGTAATGTTTGTGGCAGACCATTTCTGAGTGGACTGACGCGAGATCGAAGTAGGCGGGGTTGTTGAGGCAGCGTCCTGTAATGATTACTTCCGTATCGCGAGATTTTTTAAGTAACGCTTGGCAGATTGGCTCTACGGGTAATAAATCGAGATCAACAGTAGGATTGAGTTCATCAAGAATGATCGTTTTATACAGTCCTGAAGCGATCGCTGCTTGAGCAATTTCCCAACCACGTTGCGCTTCGATGCAGTCAATTTCCTGCTGTTGACCACGCCAAACGATCGCATCACGTCCACAGCGTTGATGATCGATCACATGGGGATAGCCACGTTTGAGCGCTGCGATCGCCGCATCTTCGGTATAGCCAGCACCGCCCTTGAGCCATTGCATAATCAGAACTCGGTGGGATAAATCGCGACTAATACCAGTACCGATCGCTTTTAGAGATCTTCCTAAAGCTGAGGTGCTTTTCCCTTTACCTGCACCTGTATAAATCTCAATACCTGTCACATCATATTTTTCAGCATGGGCATCATCGTGCGATCGCATTTCCGAGTGCAGGTCGGCGATATCAATTAATGCTTGGGGTGCGCCGCGTCCTGTACAAATTACTTCAAGGTGGGGTGGTTTATTTTTTAAATCTTTAACAACGCGATCGGCAGGAATTAGACCTAAATCGAGCACGGGATTAATTTCATCTAAAACTACTACAGAATATAGTCCTGATGCCATTGCGCCTTTAGCGATCGCCCAACCCCGTTCGGCTTCTTGGCGATCGAAGGGGGTAACATGTTCGGCATCAAAAAATTCGGCACGACCAGTGCGAACATGATCGATCAGATGGGGAAATCCCTGTTGTAATGCAGAAATTGCGGCATCTTCGGAATATTCACGCTCGGAACCTTTGAGAAAGCGCAATAGTAAAATCCTTGTGCCAAATGGTGAGTTATCAGACATGCCTAAGCCCAGCGATCGCAGGACTACGCCGAGAGCTGCCTGTGATTTACCTTTGCCAGTTCCGTCATAAACATGGATTTGTCCGATCTCACGTTCGGGACGCACCTGTGCGGTCATGATGCCAATCGCTGCCATGTTTTTATCTAAGCTCTTTCATTTCTCATTCTTTGTGATTATATCCAATCTCAGAAACCTAGAAAGTGCCATCACGTATCTTCTTGTGTGATAGAGATTAGAGTCCTGCAATTTAATAAGAAGATTTTTTGTAGTATGGCTTCGCCATACTACAAAAAATCTTCTTATATGTTCCTTAGGCATGATTATCGATATATTCGAGGCATTTACGCATTTGTTGCTGCATAGTTGCGAGATCGCTATGAAATCTTCTGCCATGTCCCGGAAGCACCCATTCAAAATTGTAAGTTGCTAACCTTGCCATCGACTTACCAAGTTCCGTCCACGAATACCAACAAGCATTCCGAAAAGCATAAAGCTGTTGTAAGCGATCTGACCATGCCAAATGATCGCCACTAAATAGAAACTGATCCCGATAGAGTAAAACCGTATGTCCCTTAGTATGCCCCGCAACAGGAATAATCAGTAAATCGGTATCTAATTGATAATTTTCTACACCTTGCAATTGAATCTCTACAGATTTGGTTCCTGTAGAAATATCATCAGTATGCAGAATGCGATCGCACTGAAAATGTTGATGATATTTCTCATGATCGGCAACATCATCACGATGGGTGAGATACATATAGCGCACTCCACCCATATTCTCAATTTGCTTCACAAGCGGTGGTGCAAAGCGAGGAGAATCCACCAAAATATTTCCTTCGGGACGTTGAATCAAGTAACTCGCCGCACCGTAGGAACTCTCAGCGTGATAACCACAGTGATAGACATTTTCGGCGACTAACAGAGGGAATTGTTGTTGAATCGACTTGATATCTGTCGGTTTCTCCACAGTCCCAATCGATGCCGTGGGACAAGCCAAAAGAGCTTGCATGGCTTTGATCCTTTGCAAATCATTCTGTGGTTGTTGGTAAACTGCCGATTGATCATCTTGCCAGTTAAATGTTTCTGGAGCCATCCATCGACAGGTATCGCAATCGATACAACTACTATCTACATAAAAGTCACCAGAAATATTTTGCGATCGCCGATGTTTGAGGTTAGCCATAGGGGGATTTTTTGGGTGACGGTGTGCAGAGCCTAGCGAGGCATATCATCATTATTCAGAACTTATAGGCGCTTAACTTTTTTGTCCATAACTTTTTTCTCAACTTCATTGATTTGGACTTCTCGTAAGCGCGTTGCATAGGCTGGGAATGGGAATCCAACTAATAGAGGTGATGGAACTTCAGGCTGATGGATGAACATACTGCCAGATTTTAAAAGAAGCGATCGCTTCCGACAGGCTCCTGTTAAGAAGTTATACTCAGGACGTTCTACTTCGGCGGAATCAAGGCGACCGACTACACGTACGGCTGCTTGCCCGACGACGCGACGCTCGACCTCAGAGGCAGTTTGTTGTGCGCCAATTAAGATGATGCCTAGCGATCGCCCGCGTTCGGCAATTTCCACTAACAAATCTTTGATTGGGCTACGACCTTCCTTGGGCGCATATTTATTCAATTCATCAAGAACGATAAAGACAACGGGATATTGTCCGCGCTTTTCCTTTTCCATGAAAAGCTTTTGTAACAATACGCCCACCACAAACTTTTGTGCTTTACTGCCGAGTTTATTGATATCCGCGATCGTTAATTGATATTCCGCCGCCAGAGGATCGAGCTTATACTTTTGCAACTCCTCCGCAGGTAGATCGCCGCGCACCAGATGCCCCATTTCATCAGCAATACCCCACATTCGACGAGTGAGTGCTTCGGCAGTCGCTGGAGCATTGCGTCCTAGCCATTTTTGATCGGGATTCTCTACCAACTTATCTTCGAGAAATTCAATCAAATCTCGAAAGGTTTCCACCTTATCCTTGCCATCTTCACCATAGCTATCATCTAAATCCAGACTAGTTCTCGGTAAAAATCCTAACTTCTTATCATATTTGTCATTATCCGCAGCTAGTCTGGCTAAGCGCTCCTCGACAATACTCGCTAAAAAGCCAATATTTCCCCGCTCTAGATCATCACCTGCAAACAGGAACCGAAATAGGCGATCGCGACAAAACTCACGCATTCCCCACACATAGGCGGAAATATTATCGGAACGTTGATCGAGATGGGGTTCGATTTCCTGTGTGTTTTTCTTAGGTGCAACGCAAAACCTAACATCACGAAATGGCTCTACGGGCAGATCGAGAATGTGATAGCTTGCCCGATCCTCTGCCCGCATTTTGTTATTGGGTTTATCTAAGAAGAATAAATCTTCCCCCTTAACGTTAAAAATTAGTGCCTTCGTATTCGCTCTCTTAGAACCTAATGCTGCTGAATTAAAAATGGAATGGAGAATAAACAGGGCAAAGGAAGTCTTTGTCGCCACCCCTGAGATGCCTGAAATATTGACATGAGCGCCCTTTGTGCCATCAATAAATTCGTAATTCAAATAGGCGGGACTACCATTTCGCATAATTCCTGCGGAGATACGTTGCTCCATACCATCGAAGTTCAGCGCAAAGCGAAGGTTCTCATCTTCAGCTAAATAGACAGCATCGCTGGGTTGTGGTGGTAAATATTCTTCAGGCTCAATGCGGGTAACTTGGATATGCG includes the following:
- a CDS encoding HPP family protein — encoded protein: MLNFQKARSKWQSYWFKLFGRWQSCPLTCPIDRPHHKHVVWSWLGSCIAIAMTAYLSTVTNSPLIMAPFGATSVLIFGVPESPLAQPRNVIGGNLLSALIALTILHLFGSSPWTMGLAVATAIAAMQITHTVHPPSGAVALVVMMTKPDWQFLVTPTFEGSVILVLCAVIFNNLAEERTYPKHWL
- the cdaA gene encoding diadenylate cyclase CdaA; translation: MQWFANINSIAFIMRAIDILALFGLIYLMLSLSNDRRTLLMVRGIIFLLIASVVSDRLGLRLLNFVLDKLLIGSAVAMAVILQPELRRFLERLGRGDLLSLFQPASSRRSPVEADSVIEEIIEAVIELSQNRTGALMIIETGEPIDDRDFSVPGVRLNALLSKELLHTIFQTSTLLHDGAILIREDRIVAAGVILPISDRAASREIGTRHRAAMGITDRVRNCFCVVVSEETGSIAIAENGILDRPLASSRLREILETKLGNYRPTPLGRTVPKFNWLWSSVNIKNMVSRKSSEKK
- a CDS encoding GumC family protein; protein product: MTEYPKATYAGKYVDDSFKLAKFFRVLRKRWIVIVAVSATVFVGNAYYTFTRTPQYRSSASLLINNSTIAVSDIQVPGLPGSSLINLGTEIGILRSRPLIEVAVAKIKQSSASSTVKDIDAGTIMSGLEIRAEKDALILRLNYTDSDPKRAREVLNALAQTYVEYSLKDRRTKSSTAIKFIQDKLPQVKQQLDKSALAVTQFRKTYNIVDPETYAAAVFKMREALEVQAQELQVKIAQTQQQYKSLSRQVGKSPDAAISGAILQQDIPYQSLVKQFQEVETNYFLERTRFREDHPTVKALKDRRDELYKLLETRAQAVVGTKGTNITNEPNSPIQQTLATQLFEAQTSLAVNQAQLESIRGAQAEVAKAFSQIPQIQQKYIEIQRKLALDSSTYEKLTEKLEELRISEAQEISSWRILEPPLIPTRPSSPDIEKSLIAGTFIGLTLGVLCALLFNRLDQRIREVEEVKEIIDIPLLASVPLTEVASLSAMVSQGILPTSSYYAFKEALSSLALNLRYLGTDNTMKVIAFTSSVPSEGKSTLTYNLATILAALGYKVLLVDADMRKPTVHKLSKLSNKFGLSTALATPSPWQDLVQIADEKGNLHVLASGSLPPNPMLLLESTKMTALLQEWRQAYDYVLVDTPPVIGITDAQCLTSKVDTFILVAAINRSTRGGIARALEVLAIARANVSGLLINMIGSSDSEYHYGYYDQYYLNPKGQEEEIEPDPEVTAIEIAKP
- a CDS encoding MBL fold metallo-hydrolase; translation: MANLKHRRSQNISGDFYVDSSCIDCDTCRWMAPETFNWQDDQSAVYQQPQNDLQRIKAMQALLACPTASIGTVEKPTDIKSIQQQFPLLVAENVYHCGYHAESSYGAASYLIQRPEGNILVDSPRFAPPLVKQIENMGGVRYMYLTHRDDVADHEKYHQHFQCDRILHTDDISTGTKSVEIQLQGVENYQLDTDLLIIPVAGHTKGHTVLLYRDQFLFSGDHLAWSDRLQQLYAFRNACWYSWTELGKSMARLATYNFEWVLPGHGRRFHSDLATMQQQMRKCLEYIDNHA
- the lysA gene encoding diaminopimelate decarboxylase — its product is MTTVLNSLRQEAVTTNSPQDNATSLNSLSPNQQLLPLTAVVNANDHLEIGGCDVVELVQQYGSPLYILDEVSLRTACQQYRDALVKHYQGASQVLYASKAWSCLAVCAIVGSEGLGIDVVSAGEILTAVRAGVSPSLIYFHGNNKSLDELSYALEVGCTIVVDNWHELKTLASLAKEQALSVAFTAPRIMLRLTPGIECHTHEYIQTGHIDSKFGFDPNEIEAVFAFVAGSSLNCIGIHAHIGSQIFELQPHQDIGGVMVQWFKLAGEKYGLQFSELNIGGGLGIRYVESDDPPSIEEWIKAVSAGVTEAFVTAGLALPKLLCEPGRSLVGATCATAYTIGGSKTVPDIRTYVTIDGGMSDNPRPITYQSKYRAVVANQMSAPLSQTVTIAGKHCESGDILIKDIKLPETKAGDTLVVFGTGAYNYSMASNYNRLPKPAAVVVQGGDSSLIIKRETREDLLRQDCLPERLRK
- a CDS encoding cob(I)yrinic acid a,c-diamide adenosyltransferase translates to MAAIGIMTAQVRPEREIGQIHVYDGTGKGKSQAALGVVLRSLGLGMSDNSPFGTRILLLRFLKGSEREYSEDAAISALQQGFPHLIDHVRTGRAEFFDAEHVTPFDRQEAERGWAIAKGAMASGLYSVVVLDEINPVLDLGLIPADRVVKDLKNKPPHLEVICTGRGAPQALIDIADLHSEMRSHDDAHAEKYDVTGIEIYTGAGKGKSTSALGRSLKAIGTGISRDLSHRVLIMQWLKGGAGYTEDAAIAALKRGYPHVIDHQRCGRDAIVWRGQQQEIDCIEAQRGWEIAQAAIASGLYKTIILDELNPTVDLDLLPVEPICQALLKKSRDTEVIITGRCLNNPAYFDLASVHSEMVCHKHYAEKGVDLKRGVDF
- the uppS gene encoding polyprenyl diphosphate synthase, coding for MTAKLLQTLPPDLDRQRLPKHVAVIMDGNGRWAKQKGMPRIAGHRQGVDALKDLLRCCKDWGIEALTVYAFSTENWSRPAQEVDFLMVLFERMLRRELDEMCSEGVRISFVGDLDSLSNSLRAEIERSQIATANNQAIHFTVAINYGSRREIVKVCRQIAEATQSGEIKPEDIDENLFEQHLYTAGTHNPDLLIRTSGEMRLSNFLLWQMAYTEMYFTNTLWPDFDRREFHRALMDYQERDRRFGKV
- a CDS encoding ATP-binding protein, with amino-acid sequence MIEPIGYILGTKDATPLEFWVAVSDGKVLRLDDVVQVKTDRPDKKGVVNFYGVVDHVRTIHEGTQFDTDTFLVTTGSMPVNVSYAAHIQVTRIEPEEYLPPQPSDAVYLAEDENLRFALNFDGMEQRISAGIMRNGSPAYLNYEFIDGTKGAHVNISGISGVATKTSFALFILHSIFNSAALGSKRANTKALIFNVKGEDLFFLDKPNNKMRAEDRASYHILDLPVEPFRDVRFCVAPKKNTQEIEPHLDQRSDNISAYVWGMREFCRDRLFRFLFAGDDLERGNIGFLASIVEERLARLAADNDKYDKKLGFLPRTSLDLDDSYGEDGKDKVETFRDLIEFLEDKLVENPDQKWLGRNAPATAEALTRRMWGIADEMGHLVRGDLPAEELQKYKLDPLAAEYQLTIADINKLGSKAQKFVVGVLLQKLFMEKEKRGQYPVVFIVLDELNKYAPKEGRSPIKDLLVEIAERGRSLGIILIGAQQTASEVERRVVGQAAVRVVGRLDSAEVERPEYNFLTGACRKRSLLLKSGSMFIHQPEVPSPLLVGFPFPAYATRLREVQINEVEKKVMDKKVKRL
- a CDS encoding cofactor assembly of complex C subunit B, with protein sequence MPATIPTIYSTLLLTILLFLGLISFLRGSIRDRTTDALFNVDKLTDDRLLMQVRDHFQQRAYKVVEIDPERDIAILLGQVRPSVFLAIFLTILAAIGLICLGLVLGILIPDLENLWWWLTIASPIAGVFYWRGVPREHKVSLQLLPEARLKVRAHKDEIAELQRSLNLEKIEN